In Candidatus Thorarchaeota archaeon, the genomic window AAGGCCTCCAGACCGACCGGGTTGTGAACCATGTAGACAAAGCTGACCGAGGCTGTATTGCCAGCATTGTCCCTGGCCACAAAGGTCACAGTGTAGTTGCCGTTGACTAGGCTGCTTGTGTCCCAGACTATTGGCAATGACGTCTGTGTGACCGACTGGGCCGGCGTGTTGTTCACCAGCATCTGAACAGACTGCAATCCGCTTCCCGCGTCAGAAGCATAGATCAGGAATGTGACGTTCCCTGACTGGACCTGGGTTGTGGGCGGTCCAGCAACTGCTAGTACGGGCGCCACACCGTCTGTGACGGAATACGTGAGCGGGCTGCTTTCAGACCCGGCAAGGCTTGGTGTATCGAATGTGTCGTACGCCACGATGAAGTAGTCGACATCGGTGTCGTATGGTTGACCGGGTATCGTTGCCCTGTAGAGGCTTGCCGAGTTGCTCATCAGTACCTCAGTCCATGTTCCGGAGTCAATCCGGTAGAACAGACTCACATTCTTGACTGCCGTGACATCGGTGACTGCAACCAGGACCGTGACAGGGTCTCCATATGTCGGGACTGATGGATTGATCACCACTGTGGAGATGACAGGTCCTGCGACATCGTTCTGCACGTTCACATCCACACTGTCGTCAGCAGAGAGGCCTTGGTGGTCGTAGGCTCGACATGTGATGGTGTGAGTGCCATTTGGATGCGACCTGCTATTCCATGTCATCGCGTAAGGCGCCGAAGTGTCACTTGCGACGACACCGCCATCAACCAGTAGGTCTACACGAGCAATCCCGCTGCCAGAGTCGGAGGCTGTGGCCGTCACGTCAACATTGCCCACCACTGTCATGGGCCCGGCGGGGCTGGTGATGGACACGGAGGGGACTATGTCATCTGAGACTGTGTATTCATACATTGCTCCGTTGTTGTCGTCAATGTACCAGTTGCCGCAGCCATCCTCAGCCCTCACGTACCACCGAACAACAGTGTTCCAGGGCTGCGCAGGGAATTGGGCTCGGTAGGTGTTGCCAGCAATGTTGACACCTGTGACACTAGTGAATGCACCCCCAGTGCTGTACCAGAACGTGACATTCCTGACACCGGGACGAGCATCTGTCACCTCTGCGCTGACCTCGACGGCTTCGTAGTAGACAGGTGTGGCTGTCAACCTCTGTACGGACCCTATCGCTGGTGGGTCAATGTCCGTGAACAGGACATTGTCGAACAGGACAGTAGTGCTCTGAGCAGCCTCGCCATATACATACAGACGGACTTGTGTGATGTTGTACGCATTTGTCCCGAAGACCTGGAAGACGTCGTCAGTCACATTCCTGAAGAGGTGGGTCCACACCCCTGTCTGGTTGAAACCGAAAGCCGTGTAGTATGCAGTAGTACTCGTGTTAGTGAATGTGCTGTTGACACTGGACCTGGAAGCGAGAACGTAATAGACATCCCGTCCCTGTTCCACACTCAGGCGAACGTATGCGTGGTAGTTCGATCCGTAGGCTGCTGTGCTTGACAGAAGCCAGTACACGCTCAGCATGAGCCCGGTACCGTTCCGGACATGAGTGTAGAGGTACGCAAGTCTGCCTGCACTCCCGCTGGCCGCAATCCTTGCTGCATGCTTCCCCTCATAAGCCTCGTCGGTCCGGTTCACAGAGGGATAGTATTGCTCATTCCATCCAGTAAGCGGATTCTCAGATGGAGACTGCCAGTCCTGTTCGAATCCGGGGTCGACGGTGTGATGGTGGAGAAACCTGAAGTCGTCCACCAAGAGCTGGGTGCGCGCCCCTGTGATAGCCGATGATGTCGTACTGAAGTAAAGATGGAATAGACCGTGATTCGCCGCCCCGCTCTCCAAGAGAGCACGGCCCAAATCTATCTCTGCATAAACCCACACGTTGCGTTGCCCGTAGCCGGGTGCTTTGAGATAGAGCACATCATAGCTGCTGTCGGAGTAGTTGCCGGGCAGTGACCCGTCCCCCACGCTACCAAGGTAGTAGTACATCTCAACGGAGTGCGAGCCATTATGGGCGTAAGAGTAGAGTAGTGCTCTCTGCATAGAGTCTCCGATGCCGTTGTCGTCATACTTGTACCAGAACCGCACTCGCCCCACATCCTCTACCTGCAAGGGGTACTCATCTCCCCATGTGAAGTAACGATCCAACGTCGCTCGTGACTGTGAACCGGTATCGGAGCGGGCGGTCATGTTGACCGAGTGGGAACCCTCTACACTGTCTGTGGATGGACCGAAGTAGGCCGGATCGGTGTTCTCGCTGCGTGACCAACCTGAGCCTGTGCCTGTCTCGAAGTTGCCATTGACTGAGTACACATATCCAGTCCCATTGACAAGACTGTAATCGTCAATGACCAACTCAGTGGCGACGCCTGGTTCTGCGTACGGGTTATGTGCATAAGCGTATAATGAACTCACACGATAGCCAGAACCAATCGGGCCAAACCAGTCTTCAACGTCTCGTGTCACATTTCGTGTCAGATGATTCCAGACGTAGGGCGTGGTGCTGTTCAGCGGGTAGTATACGCTATAGGTGCCATTGGAGAGAGACACATCACCGTACAACAGGTAGTAGTAGACACCGTATATTGGGCCGGATGTGCGTATCTCAACATACAAGTAATGTGTGGTTTCCAGCGATAGTGGCAGGGAGTTGGCCTTCCACCAGTAGTTCAAGTACTGCTTCTGAGACAGATAGGGATATGTCACGTCATAGTACTGATACATGTAGCCATACGACGACGACTGCCTTGTGTTATTGACAGCAATACTGGCCGCATATGAACCAGTGTGAACGTCCGAGGTATCAGACAAGTTGATCCTCACGTAACCAGTCGCCTCGTGATCCCAGACAGCTGGCGTGTTGTCCGCCCGCCACTCTTCGAACTCGCCATTCTCCAGTACGTCCTCAACCATAGACTCTCCGCTGCCGGTGCCGGAGCTGTCTGCCTCCAGCTTTGGGGGAGGGACAGCCCCATCGGGTCCGAGAGGTCGATTTGAACTGGATGCAGGAGCTGACAGAGGACTCGGCGCGGTCGCGATGGGCATCATGAGTGTTATCAGAAAGAGAATGCTTAGAATCCCCTCTAGGTGTGTGCGATTCATCTATGTAAGTCTCCTCGCGTTACTCGGAGCAATAGGTGCCTATTAAGCCTATGGCATGCCTGTGCATCGCGAGTGTCTCACGGTAGTAGGCCATCGCAGCATGACTGCTGA contains:
- a CDS encoding Ig-like domain-containing protein, which codes for MNRTHLEGILSILFLITLMMPIATAPSPLSAPASSSNRPLGPDGAVPPPKLEADSSGTGSGESMVEDVLENGEFEEWRADNTPAVWDHEATGYVRINLSDTSDVHTGSYAASIAVNNTRQSSSYGYMYQYYDVTYPYLSQKQYLNYWWKANSLPLSLETTHYLYVEIRTSGPIYGVYYYLLYGDVSLSNGTYSVYYPLNSTTPYVWNHLTRNVTRDVEDWFGPIGSGYRVSSLYAYAHNPYAEPGVATELVIDDYSLVNGTGYVYSVNGNFETGTGSGWSRSENTDPAYFGPSTDSVEGSHSVNMTARSDTGSQSRATLDRYFTWGDEYPLQVEDVGRVRFWYKYDDNGIGDSMQRALLYSYAHNGSHSVEMYYYLGSVGDGSLPGNYSDSSYDVLYLKAPGYGQRNVWVYAEIDLGRALLESGAANHGLFHLYFSTTSSAITGARTQLLVDDFRFLHHHTVDPGFEQDWQSPSENPLTGWNEQYYPSVNRTDEAYEGKHAARIAASGSAGRLAYLYTHVRNGTGLMLSVYWLLSSTAAYGSNYHAYVRLSVEQGRDVYYVLASRSSVNSTFTNTSTTAYYTAFGFNQTGVWTHLFRNVTDDVFQVFGTNAYNITQVRLYVYGEAAQSTTVLFDNVLFTDIDPPAIGSVQRLTATPVYYEAVEVSAEVTDARPGVRNVTFWYSTGGAFTSVTGVNIAGNTYRAQFPAQPWNTVVRWYVRAEDGCGNWYIDDNNGAMYEYTVSDDIVPSVSITSPAGPMTVVGNVDVTATASDSGSGIARVDLLVDGGVVASDTSAPYAMTWNSRSHPNGTHTITCRAYDHQGLSADDSVDVNVQNDVAGPVISTVVINPSVPTYGDPVTVLVAVTDVTAVKNVSLFYRIDSGTWTEVLMSNSASLYRATIPGQPYDTDVDYFIVAYDTFDTPSLAGSESSPLTYSVTDGVAPVLAVAGPPTTQVQSGNVTFLIYASDAGSGLQSVQMLVNNTPAQSVTQTSLPIVWDTSSLVNGNYTVTFVARDNAGNTASVSFVYMVHNPVGLEAFSGMISDLVASYGFFIGAGTVLVLFVVGKVLMSRRAATAAAAASSPKAKK